In a genomic window of Curtobacterium flaccumfaciens pv. betae:
- a CDS encoding flavin monoamine oxidase family protein, translated as MSRVTGAPVLAALVGGAGARRLETLPDAMVVDEGVVALRRMFGASVPRPEAFRITRWAEDPFSRGSYSYLHVGASPDDHDLLGTPSGRVQLAGEATWSDDPATVHGALLSGLRAAGRLLGTQLESLSLADPLSTP; from the coding sequence ATGTCCCGGGTGACCGGTGCGCCGGTGCTCGCTGCCCTGGTCGGTGGTGCCGGAGCCCGTCGGCTCGAGACCCTGCCGGACGCCATGGTCGTCGACGAGGGGGTGGTGGCGCTGCGGAGGATGTTCGGCGCGTCCGTCCCCCGGCCCGAGGCGTTCCGGATCACCCGGTGGGCCGAGGACCCGTTCTCGCGGGGCTCGTACTCGTACCTGCACGTCGGGGCGTCACCCGACGACCACGACCTGCTCGGCACCCCGTCCGGCCGGGTGCAGCTCGCCGGCGAGGCCACCTGGAGCGACGACCCGGCGACCGTGCACGGTGCGCTGCTGTCCGGACTGCGGGCAGCCGGGCGGTTGCTCGGCACCCAGCTCGAGTCGCTCTCGCTCGCCGACCCGCTGTCCACGCCCTGA
- a CDS encoding DUF1345 domain-containing protein, whose protein sequence is MTPTRTRPRHEHRAPVAVAVLVNLALSLFLPDEVLFFPSWVVPVLGVLLLAPLIVFNPRRLTRETTWSRWLSFALAALLTVASQLTVIRTITELLGGHADGAAVLLTALQVWVSTIIVFGLVYWELDRGGPVARRRPELWASAEADFQFPQETDPKTADWRPVYLDYLYVAMTNMMAFSPTDTMPMTVRAKMIMAYQALSGFILLALVISRAVNIIS, encoded by the coding sequence GTGACCCCGACGAGGACCCGACCGAGACACGAACACCGGGCCCCGGTCGCCGTCGCGGTCCTGGTGAACCTGGCGCTGAGCCTGTTCCTGCCGGACGAGGTGCTGTTCTTCCCGTCGTGGGTGGTGCCCGTCCTGGGCGTCCTGCTGCTCGCCCCGCTCATCGTCTTCAACCCGCGGCGTCTGACGCGCGAGACCACCTGGTCACGCTGGCTGTCGTTCGCGCTGGCGGCCCTGCTCACCGTCGCCAGCCAGCTCACCGTCATCCGGACCATCACCGAGCTGCTCGGCGGGCACGCAGACGGTGCGGCCGTGCTGCTCACCGCGCTGCAGGTCTGGGTGAGCACGATCATCGTGTTCGGGCTCGTCTACTGGGAGCTCGACCGCGGGGGTCCGGTGGCACGGCGTCGCCCCGAGCTGTGGGCGAGTGCCGAGGCAGACTTCCAGTTCCCGCAGGAGACCGACCCGAAGACCGCGGACTGGCGGCCGGTCTACCTCGACTACCTCTACGTGGCGATGACGAACATGATGGCGTTCAGCCCGACGGACACGATGCCGATGACCGTCCGGGCGAAGATGATCATGGCCTACCAGGCGCTCAGCGGGTTCATCCTGCTGGCACTGGTCATCTCGCGCGCGGTCAACATCATCAGCTGA
- a CDS encoding ABC transporter permease, with the protein MSAVGVAPGLAPGGSAGPAPVRRGRRRSTPFFLALVGTAYLCVFFVIPLVSGLIVSLMTGNPDDGYTFTWNFGIYGSLFVDPQVPYLTFLLRSLWYGAAATIACIVVGYPVAYFIAFRVSPRWKNPLLMLVFISFLVSFIIRTDMWAFVLASQGPVVTTLQALGLAGKDFHILGTGGAVIFGDAYNDLAFMVLPIYAALERIDPRLGEAANDLYAGKFRAFWHTTLPLSRSGIFAGVLLVFIDSVGDPVNSALLGGTNTYTIGQAIQDAYSGNQQYNVAAALSTVLMVVLGIILFIYARVSGTDDLEDLV; encoded by the coding sequence GTGAGCGCGGTCGGAGTGGCGCCGGGGCTCGCTCCCGGTGGTTCCGCCGGCCCGGCGCCGGTGCGGCGGGGACGCCGTCGGAGCACACCGTTCTTCCTGGCGCTCGTCGGCACCGCGTACCTCTGCGTGTTCTTCGTCATCCCGCTGGTGTCCGGGCTGATCGTCTCGCTCATGACCGGCAACCCGGACGACGGCTACACGTTCACCTGGAACTTCGGGATCTACGGCTCGCTGTTCGTCGACCCGCAGGTGCCCTACCTGACGTTCCTGCTCCGGTCGCTCTGGTACGGCGCCGCCGCCACGATCGCCTGCATCGTCGTCGGGTACCCGGTGGCGTACTTCATCGCGTTCCGGGTGTCCCCGCGGTGGAAGAACCCGCTGCTCATGCTCGTGTTCATCAGCTTCCTGGTGTCGTTCATCATCCGGACCGACATGTGGGCGTTCGTGCTCGCGTCGCAGGGCCCGGTCGTCACGACGCTGCAGGCGCTCGGGCTGGCCGGCAAGGACTTCCACATCCTCGGCACCGGCGGCGCGGTCATCTTCGGCGACGCCTACAACGACCTGGCCTTCATGGTGCTGCCGATCTACGCCGCCCTCGAGCGCATCGACCCACGACTCGGCGAGGCCGCCAACGACCTGTACGCCGGCAAGTTCCGGGCGTTCTGGCACACCACGCTGCCGCTGTCCCGTTCGGGCATCTTCGCCGGGGTGCTGCTCGTCTTCATCGACAGCGTCGGCGACCCGGTGAACTCGGCCCTGCTCGGCGGCACGAACACGTACACGATCGGTCAGGCGATCCAGGACGCCTACTCCGGCAACCAGCAGTACAACGTCGCCGCAGCCCTGTCGACCGTGCTCATGGTCGTGCTCGGCATCATCCTGTTCATCTACGCCCGCGTCTCCGGAACCGACGACCTCGAGGACCTCGTATGA
- a CDS encoding nitrilase-related carbon-nitrogen hydrolase has protein sequence MDVVTAPPLPSPLHADTGAPRRSLRVALVQVRWLPDPDEHRAQLADGIATAAAHGATAVFLPELTLRRYPGDSPASGTPKDLAESLQDGPTVAFARAQAIEHGVFVHASLYERPDDDDQPDDPRGYNTAVLVAPDGTLVGRTRKTHIPISAGYHEDTYFRPGTDDDAFPVYEPAGLGVRLGLPTCWDEWFPEVARSYGVAGSEVLVYPTAIGSEPTFPDFDTAPIWQRVIVANGITAGQFMVVPNRWGDEGDITFYGSSFISDPFGRVLVEAPRDASVVLVADLDLDARTEWLRLFPFYLTRRPDLYAGLVDPVDEQRHAYGARDAIDAALAVEPATAGREARA, from the coding sequence ATGGACGTCGTCACCGCACCCCCGCTCCCGTCGCCGCTGCACGCCGACACCGGCGCACCCCGCCGGTCCCTCCGCGTCGCCCTCGTGCAGGTGCGGTGGCTCCCCGACCCGGACGAGCACCGGGCCCAGCTCGCCGACGGCATCGCGACCGCCGCAGCGCACGGAGCCACCGCGGTGTTCCTGCCCGAACTGACGCTGCGCCGCTACCCGGGCGACTCCCCGGCGAGCGGGACCCCGAAGGACCTCGCCGAGTCGCTGCAGGACGGTCCGACCGTTGCCTTCGCCCGTGCCCAGGCGATCGAGCACGGGGTGTTCGTGCACGCCTCCCTCTACGAGCGGCCGGATGACGACGACCAGCCCGACGACCCGCGCGGGTACAACACCGCCGTCCTCGTCGCGCCCGACGGCACCCTGGTCGGCCGGACCCGGAAGACCCACATCCCGATCAGCGCCGGCTACCACGAGGACACGTACTTCCGCCCGGGGACGGACGACGACGCCTTCCCGGTGTACGAGCCCGCCGGACTCGGCGTGCGCCTCGGGCTGCCGACGTGCTGGGACGAGTGGTTCCCCGAGGTCGCCCGTTCATACGGCGTCGCCGGGTCCGAGGTGCTCGTGTACCCGACGGCGATCGGCTCCGAACCGACCTTCCCCGACTTCGACACCGCGCCGATCTGGCAGCGGGTGATCGTGGCGAACGGCATCACCGCCGGGCAGTTCATGGTCGTGCCGAACCGGTGGGGTGACGAGGGCGACATCACGTTCTACGGCTCGTCCTTCATCTCGGACCCGTTCGGCCGGGTGCTCGTCGAGGCGCCCCGTGACGCGAGCGTGGTGCTCGTCGCCGACCTCGACCTCGACGCCCGGACGGAGTGGCTCCGGCTGTTCCCCTTCTACCTGACCCGGCGACCCGACCTGTACGCCGGGCTCGTCGACCCCGTCGACGAGCAACGCCACGCGTACGGCGCACGCGACGCGATCGACGCGGCCCTGGCCGTGGAACCGGCCACCGCCGGGCGCGAGGCGCGCGCATGA
- a CDS encoding PotD/PotF family extracellular solute-binding protein translates to MTGAVPGPDLLRGLTSARVSRRGLLAGGGAAALAALLTGCSIKGSAAAGAEDTVDWAAFWKDAKATGTLNFANWPLYIDSDHGKSESLALFKQETGIAVDYQAVIQDNATFYATVSPILRAHGATGYDLVVMTNGFELTQMIKNGFVCELDHSRLPNFAANASDSVKDPIYDPGNKHSVVWQTGFTGLAYNPKYTGRKITSLKDLQDPAFKGRIGLMSDNTELGSLGLLALGIDPETSTPADWRKAQAWLRELRPSVTGFYDQSYINRLENGDTWITQAWSGDVFQAQQSGFPDLEFVTPEEGQMTWHDNMLIPRQAANPVSALEWMNFYYTPKVAGIVEDWVNYVCPVPAAEDYVRDELDDATVADSPLVFPSADVLEQSHEFRVFENYDEYSEWNGIFNAVVQS, encoded by the coding sequence GTGACCGGCGCGGTGCCCGGTCCGGACCTGCTGCGGGGGCTGACGTCGGCCCGCGTGAGCCGACGCGGCCTGCTGGCCGGCGGCGGGGCCGCCGCGCTGGCCGCCCTGCTCACCGGCTGCAGCATCAAGGGCTCCGCCGCCGCCGGCGCCGAGGACACCGTCGACTGGGCGGCGTTCTGGAAGGACGCGAAGGCGACCGGCACCCTGAACTTCGCAAACTGGCCGCTGTACATCGACTCCGACCACGGCAAGTCCGAGTCCCTGGCGCTGTTCAAGCAGGAGACGGGGATCGCGGTCGACTACCAGGCGGTCATCCAGGACAACGCGACCTTCTACGCGACCGTCTCACCGATCCTGCGGGCGCACGGTGCGACCGGCTACGACCTCGTCGTCATGACGAACGGGTTCGAGCTGACCCAGATGATCAAGAACGGGTTCGTGTGCGAGCTCGACCACTCGCGGCTGCCGAACTTCGCCGCGAACGCCTCGGACTCCGTCAAGGACCCCATCTACGACCCGGGCAACAAGCACTCCGTCGTCTGGCAGACCGGGTTCACCGGGCTCGCCTACAACCCGAAGTACACCGGGCGGAAGATCACCTCGCTCAAGGACCTGCAGGACCCGGCCTTCAAGGGCCGCATCGGGCTGATGAGCGACAACACCGAACTCGGGTCGCTCGGACTGCTCGCGCTCGGCATCGACCCGGAGACCTCGACGCCCGCCGACTGGCGGAAGGCCCAGGCCTGGCTGCGCGAACTGCGGCCGAGCGTCACCGGCTTCTACGACCAGAGCTACATCAACCGGTTGGAGAACGGCGACACCTGGATCACCCAGGCGTGGTCGGGCGACGTGTTCCAGGCGCAGCAGTCCGGGTTCCCCGACCTGGAGTTCGTCACGCCGGAAGAGGGACAGATGACCTGGCACGACAACATGCTCATCCCACGGCAGGCCGCGAACCCGGTGTCGGCGCTGGAGTGGATGAACTTCTACTACACGCCGAAGGTCGCCGGGATCGTCGAGGACTGGGTCAACTACGTCTGCCCGGTGCCCGCGGCCGAGGACTACGTGCGGGACGAACTCGACGACGCCACCGTGGCGGACAGCCCGCTCGTGTTCCCCTCTGCGGACGTGCTGGAGCAGTCGCACGAGTTCCGGGTGTTCGAGAACTACGACGAGTACTCGGAGTGGAACGGCATCTTCAACGCGGTGGTGCAGTCGTGA
- a CDS encoding ABC transporter ATP-binding protein has translation MTGTFAESGADLRLDQITKSFPGHTAVDSLDLTVPAGSFFALLGPSGCGKTTTLRLVAGLEEPTSGTITIGGQDVTDTKPYQRPVNTVFQNYALFPHMSVLDNVAFGLKRRRIPDPMTKAKEALRLVELEGSASKRPAQLSGGMQQRVALARAIVNRPALLLLDEPLGALDLKLRHQMQLELKTIQAEVGLTFLHVTHDQEEAMTMADTVAVMNGGRIEQMGSPQDLYELPRTAFVANFLGQSNLLEGEVRGTDAGLLVVATAAGSIAVPADRAVATTGRVVVGVRPEKLKIRTAEPTPEAGRNILGPGRVVDVSFSGVSTQYLVDVPGAGRVSVFAQNSKGGPRIATGTEVWLTWGVDHGFGLEAHPASDATVTTQDDPGLQAVPATAGSLA, from the coding sequence ATGACCGGAACGTTCGCCGAATCGGGAGCCGATCTCCGGCTCGACCAGATCACGAAGTCCTTCCCCGGCCACACCGCGGTGGACAGCCTCGACCTGACGGTGCCCGCCGGCTCGTTCTTCGCGTTGCTCGGCCCGTCGGGCTGCGGCAAGACGACGACCCTGCGGCTCGTCGCCGGGCTCGAGGAACCCACGAGCGGCACCATCACCATCGGCGGTCAGGACGTCACCGACACGAAGCCGTACCAGCGGCCCGTCAACACGGTGTTCCAGAACTACGCGCTGTTCCCCCACATGAGCGTGCTCGACAACGTCGCGTTCGGGCTGAAGCGCCGCCGGATCCCGGACCCGATGACGAAGGCCAAGGAAGCGCTGCGGCTCGTCGAGCTCGAGGGGTCGGCGTCGAAGCGGCCCGCCCAGCTCTCCGGCGGCATGCAGCAGCGCGTCGCCCTGGCCCGCGCGATCGTGAACCGGCCGGCCCTGCTGCTGCTTGACGAGCCCCTCGGCGCCCTCGACCTGAAGCTCCGCCACCAGATGCAGCTCGAGCTGAAGACGATCCAGGCCGAGGTCGGACTCACGTTCCTGCACGTCACCCACGACCAGGAAGAGGCGATGACTATGGCCGACACGGTCGCCGTCATGAACGGCGGCCGGATCGAGCAGATGGGCAGCCCGCAGGACCTGTACGAGCTGCCGCGCACCGCGTTCGTCGCGAACTTCCTCGGCCAGTCGAACCTGCTCGAGGGCGAGGTCCGGGGCACCGACGCCGGCCTGCTCGTCGTCGCCACCGCGGCCGGCTCCATCGCGGTGCCGGCCGACCGAGCCGTCGCCACGACCGGTCGCGTCGTCGTCGGCGTCCGGCCCGAGAAGCTCAAGATCCGCACCGCCGAACCGACCCCCGAGGCCGGACGGAACATCCTCGGCCCCGGTCGGGTCGTGGACGTCTCGTTCTCCGGCGTCAGCACCCAGTACTTGGTCGACGTGCCGGGCGCCGGGCGCGTCTCGGTGTTCGCGCAGAACTCGAAGGGCGGGCCGCGGATCGCGACCGGCACCGAGGTCTGGCTCACGTGGGGCGTCGACCACGGGTTCGGCCTGGAGGCGCACCCCGCGTCCGACGCGACCGTCACCACCCAGGACGACCCGGGCCTCCAGGCCGTCCCCGCCACGGCAGGATCGCTCGCGTGA